A segment of the Manis javanica isolate MJ-LG chromosome 10, MJ_LKY, whole genome shotgun sequence genome:
cctgatggcccccctgcgactgtgcctgtcttaggttgttcctcccttgaggaatcttacgtctctggctaaccagtcatcttccggggccatacagggaaatgtaaagttggtgagagagaagcaatattgtttgaaaaggttagtttttagAAAGTATCATTTTTATGAATTCTATTCAGAGGATGTTTTGTTTACCATCACTCAAACAGTTCTTGTTTTGGCAAATGTAAATAACCTGGTCAAGAACcttaatgctttttctgtatttaggATTTTCCTTTTAGAACAGATTCCCATCGGTGAAATCTCTGAGTCGAGGCTGAAGCCACAGACTGACACGCCGGTTCACGAAGGGGTTGTGCCCACCGACGGGCACCCTTCCTTCCGCGGCCGCCTTACCGCGTCCCCCTCCCGGGGGCCCGGCATCTCCTGGCCCAGGCTTcgatttgcatttatttaatgcaaataaCGCTCAGCATTTCTCAGTACGCCTATCAGCCGACTTGGTTTCCGTTTCGAAACACTTTGCCCAGCTTAGAAGCCATTGTCCCTAAATCATGTGTGGCCGGTGCTGCCCAGCGTGAGCGGCGGGGTTCCGGTCGCCTCCGCGCGCCGTAGCACCGGGCCCGTGGGCAGCGGACGTGCCCTCCGCGCCCGGCCCGCAGCTGCAGGAGGAGCGGCGCGGGAAGGGGGCGCAGCCCGCCCGCCGGCCCGGAGCGCGGGGGCGGGGGAGGAGGACCCAGGCCGCCGCCCCCGCGCCCGCGGCTCTGACGTCAGTCCCGTGCCCCAAATAATTTCTTTCCGAGCCGCTTCCGCCCCGCCCGCCCGGCCGCCCGGGCCGCGGGTTCCCGGAGGCCCCGCCCGTGGCCCGGGGAGGAGAGCGCGAGGCTGGGGCCGCCTGGCACCCCCCGCGTTTGGGTCGGGGCTTCCGGgaccagccctgggaggggcgCCGGTGAGGAGCGCCGGGGCTGGGGATTCCCGTGTCCCACAATGTCCCCTGCCGGGCTCCGTGGGCACCGGTGACCTGGGCTGCCCCGTGCCCGCGCCCCCACCCGTGTAAGGCCCAGGCCTGTTTGTTTCGTTCCCTGACGCCCGGCACAGTCAGCGCTCAGTAAATACGgtggatgaaagaatgaatgaccaGAGTGGGGAGGGTCTCCCGGCAGGGCAGGCTGTAGTCGGGGGGTGGAGCCTGGGGGCAGCCTGTGCGCACAGCGGGGGGCCGAACCCCAGGCCGCAAGCACCCAAATGGGGCAGGTGGACGCTGGCCCCAAGACCCCAGTGTGTCAGGGTTAGGGGTCTGGCCCATCAGGTTCAGGGCCGGGTCATGGAGGAGCTGGGGTTCTGGGGCACCACCTTCCTGCTGAGAGGACCTGGACAGGCCGGGCCAACAGGTCTAGTGGCATAGCCAAGCGGACACTCACCTCCAGCATAAAACCCCACTTCATGGAGCTCTGCACCACGCGCTACTCTCGGACGTCCTGCCCTGACGCCCCCCTGCCCAGCGCCTCAGTCAGGCTGAGACCATGAGGCAGCTGCCGGCCCTGGCCCTGCTCCTGCTGCTGCGGTTTGGTGAGTCGCAGGAAGTGGGTCCCCTGCCTCCCCAAAGGGttccccctgccctgcctggagcTCCAGCTAAGCCTCCCACCCCCTGGCCAGGCCTGGAGCTGCAGCACatgcctcccctcccagcccagtggTCGAGCCTCCCGGGCACGCAGAAGTTCCAGATCTGCCCCCGGGGCGAAGTGGAGAACGCAGGATGGGGGTGTGGGTGCAGGCCCAAGAGGGTCCCTCAGGCAGTGACAGGCTAGGGGCTTCTCCTACCTGTCGTTTCAGCCCCTTGTGGGCCAAGCTCTGGGCTTGTGCTTCTCATCTCTGCCCACCCACATGTCCCAGATGAAGACACAGGGCCGAGTGGGTGCAGGGTCTCAAACTTGGGGCCACTGGGCTCCAAATCCCTGGAGGCCAGTAGCTGGGCCCATGGAGGGGTGACCGAGCTACCATGAGCTTGGGAGCCCTGGAGGCTGGTAGGGGCTCAGCAGGGCGCTGGGGGTGTAGGCTCCTGATTCCACCAGAGTCAGGGATGGGGAGGGATGGGCCCTCTGCCAGCTGGGGGTCAGGGTGCCAGCCAGGAGGCCCCACCTGCCAGGTGCCTCCCCATGGGGTGGGCTGCTCTCTGCCGGGGAAACCCTCCCACATTCCTGGGCTAGCCTGGCCAGCCTGGCCACCATCTCACTTCCCTGTCCTCAAGTCACCTTCCAGGGATGGGCCAGGTCACCCCGGGCTACACATCCACCTGGGCTACAGGTTTCCCACCAGGGGTCAGGGCGTACTAGGGCAGTCCCTTGGTGGGCAGGCGCCATCCCCCTGGGGTCTCCCCAGGCCTCACTGCTGGCCCTCCCACCGCTGGCTCCCTGGCACAAGGACTGGTGTTCCCGGGAGGCACCCGTCTTGGCCGGGGGTGAGGGCCAAGGTTACTCCCCACGGGTTGAGTAACCAAGGTCATTGCCAAAGTGGATGTAGCTGCCTGCATCTGCTCAGTTTGTGGCCAGAGACCTGAAACTCTCAAGgccatctcccctcccccacagccccgGGCCCTTGGGCTGTTCCCTCCTGGAGCCTTAGGCCTTGCCCGACCCACCAGCCAAGCCCCCATCATGCGCCCAGATGATGGGCCTGACACCACTGCCagctcccccagctcccagtagGACACCACTCTGCAGAGCCCAGGTCTTCACGTTACCCCTTCCTGGTCAGCCCTGCCCCACAGCCGCCCTTCTTCTGTCCCTCTCTCAATCCCTGGGCTCAGGCCCCCTGGATGTGGGCTCTGCCTGGACTGAGCCCCTGGGCCCATAGATGACATGAGATGACATGACTACCTCCAGGGTGAGGTGGACAGGGCGGGTGGGAGGCTGGAGAGCTCAGGAGAGGGGACCGGGCTTCCCAGACGAACAGTGAGAacaaggagggcttcctggaggaggcaggcatTTCAGTTAGGCTTTAATAAGGATTAGGACCCATAGATTTGGATTTGTTTTAGATGGGGAGGGGTAACGCTCAGGCCAGGAGGCCCTGCCTGAATGAGCAGCAGGCACATCAGGTTGGGGTCGGAGGTGAGGAGGCCTGCAAAGCCTTGGtggtggcggggggtggggggagggggcgtCCACTGGTCGCAGGATCCATTTGATCCTGGGGGTGGACCACGGGTCCATCTGCATGCACAGGAAAGGGGCATGGCTGTGGGGAGAAGCAGGATGAGGCTCTGGAAAGTTCCTATAGGGCGAGAAGGAACCTGCAGGTACATTAGGGCAGGTGAGGCCGGGGCAAGTCGGGCACCCTGGGCAGGCAGCACCATCGGGCCTCTGGGGAGCAGCAGGTCAGTGCTGTCCGTCCAATTAAGTTGCATCGTACTAAGGTGGGGAGTGCAGGGAGCAGGCCTCCCTGTTCACAAATCAGTGAGTGAACACTGTGGCCTGGGCTGACACCACCCTGGCCCCCACACTTCAGCTTGGCACCCCCACTCTGAGGAGCGGCCAGTCCTGCTCGGGGGCTTCTtagccccagggcccagcccctcctcttGCCCCATGCATGGCCCCCCACTGTTCCACTGGCCAACTCCACCCTCAGCACTGGGGGGCACCCCCTCAGACTGGGAACCTGGCAGGAGGGTGATCCCGTGAAAATCCCAGGGTCCTCAGGCACCCCAGAGATGCAGAGCTCTGCTCAACAGCCTCCTGACCCCGAGGCCCCCATGGCCCCTCACCTACAAGAGACTGGCCACCCCTTCTGGTCAAAGGATGAACTTGGACAACAGCCCATGCCCCATGCTCAGGCCCCCAAAGGGGTTAGGGGAGGGGAGATGCGAGGGCTGTTGGGgggaggggctgccctgggcccccaccccagctccaagCAGCTCCGAGCAGCTGGGCAGGCTCTCAGTAGGCAGGTGTCCCCGGAGCATTGCTGCCCTGGCTGGGGATTGTCATCCCGGCTGGGGTCCCAAAGCTGGTGAGCAGACTGAGCAGGTCCTGTGCCTTGTCCAGAGTCCTTGGGGGGGAACCCCAgcgctgcccaccccaccccctgcctgtcCCTCACCGGGGTCTTGGGCTCCAGCTGCAGAGATGCTAGAATGCCTGGTGGTGGGGTCAGCTCCTGGCAGCCTGGAGTCTTGGGAAGCCTGACCTGTGGGGGCTGCTGTCTGGGGACCTGAGAGACCTGTGGGCTGGGCTGCAGTCTGGGGATTGGAGGTGGACTGGGTGGGCTGGTGGTGGGAGGAGACCTGCCCACTCTGGAGCAGGCTGTGCGAAGGCCCCAGGCCTCTGAAATGCAGGGGCAGCTCCCAGGTGGGAGAGGGAGCCGTGACGGGGCCCCTCGCTGGCGTCTCCCACTGGCTCCTCAGGTGGCAAGGGGTTTGTGCCCTCTTGCAGGTGAGCTCTGGCCCACAGGCCTGTCCTGCCAGACCCCTAGACCACTGTGAGTCCTCAGGAAGAGGgcatggggcaggaggggctgccctGACCAGCAGTGGCTGTGGGGAGCAGACTCTGGCTCCGGTGAGGCTGGCCAATCACCTCCTTTTTTCCTCACTTCCAGGGGCTCAAGGGGACGAGGCATCAAGCGGTAAGCATCACAGCCCTTGGGTTGGGGGCAGGAGTAGGTTTGAGAGCTGCAAGAGGCTCACACACGTGGGATGAGTAGGGAGGGCACAGGGACCCCAAAGTGAGGCGACGCAGTGGCTTGGGGTCTGGTACATGGTGCAGACGCAGCAAGGGGGCCGCCGCTGAGGCATGAAGCTTGGAGAGGGGCAGGTGTGACTGTGACAGGCCCACTCGGGGCCACCCACCCCATGCGGGACCCTCCCAATGGCCCCTGTCCTCCCAGGAGTCCTGTTTGTCAGGCCCTGGGGTAAGACCTTTATATGTGTCACCGTTTTACAGGTGGGCACAAGGCCTCTGGGGACACGGTGAGGCACAGGCCTCCAACCTGTCTGAAGTCCCCAAGCAGGTCAGGGACAGGAATTGGAAGCCGGAGCGTGGGGTTAGGGCTGGGGACCTCACTGAGCACCGCCTGCCGCATCCCCCAGTCTGCGGGCGCCCGAGGATGCTGAGCCGGATGGTGGGCGGGCAGGACGCCTTGGAGGGCGAATGGCCGTGGCAGGTCAGCATCCAGCACAACGGGAGCCACATCTGCGGCGGCAGCCTGATCACGGAGCGGTGGGTCCTCAGCGCGGCGCACTGCTTTTCCAAGTGAGTCGGCTGAGCCCCGAGTCCTTCCCACCCGCCTGTGCCGCCTGGGCCCCTCCCCACTTGGGACAGACCCGGCCCACAGAGCCTGCCGCCTGCCAGGTTCCAGCACCGTGGACAGCGCTGAGCCCAGGGGCCGGGGGCGCTCAGCCGGACCACCCACCCCTCGGAGGTCTGGGGGTCCCGACTAGCCGGCCCGTCAGAGCCACCACAGGGCCACCTTCCAGCTGCAACCGCCCCTTCCCGAAGCCCAGATGGGAGGGTCCACTCCAGGGCCAGTCTCGCCAGGGAGGCGCCTTGCCGGGCCTGGGGCTGCTCTGCACGTGCTGGCAGGCCCCCCCAACACCTCGGTCCAGGACGCCCCTTCGCAGCATGGTCTCTGGTTACAGCAGAGCATCCCCCGCCCCGCCTCACCCTGGGGTCACCTGTGCCGTCCTGTGCCTGGCCCAGACCTTCAGGGCTTCTCAAACATCTCAGCTCTTGACTTGCCAAAGCTCTGCAATTCTTTTAAAATCTCACATCTTAAATTCAGAAGTGGGGCGCAGGGAGTGGGGCGCTTGCCCAAAGCTCACGGGTGGGGCCAACCCTCGGCTGCAGCCCCGTGGCTGGCCATCTCCTTCCACCCTCACAGCAAGCCCTTCAGGTAGGGACCGCCCCcatccccgttttacagatgaggaaagtgagtcaCAGAGAACTTGCTGGGTGGCTTGCCCAGGTCACTCAGCTGGCCAGCGCTGGAGCTGGGATCGAAGCTGCCTCAGCTTCTACACCCTTTACCACCTCGCCTTGCCATCTGGCGATCACTTCTGAAGATCAAGCGTAGAGAGACAGGGCCAGGAGGGGAAGGTCGGGTGGACAAGCAATCCCAACTCCGTTTCCTTCTCACTGAACCCGACGGTCCCCTGAGGCCCAGGACCGCCTCACGCCGGCTCTCTGCTCCTCCCCATCAGCTCCTCTGCAACATCCCTGTACCGGATCCTGCTCGGGGTGAGGCAGCTGGAGAGGCCGGGGCCGCATGCCGTGTATGCCCGGGTGAAGCGGGTGGAGAGCAACCCCCTGTACCAGGGCATGGCCTCCAGTGCCGACGTGGCCCTGGTGGAGCTGGAGGCGCCCGTGAAGTTCACCAACTACATCCTCCCTGTGTGCGTGCCTGACCCTTCGGTCATCTTTGAGACGGGCATTAACTGCTGGGTCACAGGCTGGGGCAGCCCCAGTGAGCAAGGTaagggggcagggccaggagagaatgggggGCATGCCTAGAGCAGGTCCCGGCAGCTTGAGGGCCGGTCTGCTGACCCTGGTACACATCACCTCTACTCAGCGGGCAGAGCATGTGGGGTAAAGGGGCGGCGGACTCAGGAGGGGAGCCGGGAGGCGCAGAGGGGTGGAAGGGAGAGCCCAGCCCGCGGCGCTGGAGGAGGGGCGCAGGGATCCTGTCCCGCAAAGGCCTGAGCCACAGGTCTAACCCAAGCAGGGAAGTGGGGGACAGAGACGGGGCTCTCAGAACCCAGGGCCACGGGGTCCTTGTAAGACTGCCGAGCCGCCAGCTGTCTCATGGCTCCCCAGACCACCTGCCCAACCCACGGACCCTGCAGAAGCTCTCTGTGCCCATCATCGACACGCCCAAGTGCAACCTGCTCTACAGCAAAGACACCGAGTCTGGCTTCCAGCCAAAAACCATCAAGGCTGACATGCTGTGCGCCGGCTTTGCCGAGGGCAAGAAGGATGCCTGCAAGGTTGGGGCTGGGTGGTGTAGGGTAGCCAGAGGCTAAGGCGCAGACGGGCACGAGGCCCCAGTGAGTTGGTGGGCTCACGGCTCAGGCCGGAGCTGTGCACTGAGCCAGGAAAGCAGATCCTGGATCCTACCAGGGGGCCGGGCAGTGGGTCTGTGGTGGGGCCCAGGAAACTGCATTTTCAAATCACCCCTTGGGGGGATCGGGGCAGGTGGTCTGGGGATGCTAGAGAAATGGTCACACGGGTCCAGTGGGGGGGTCCTGGGCATGAGGGGAAGACAGGTGCAGCCTGCACGGCAGCTCCCCTACCGCTGggctcttgacggtgcctctgcTTTCCCCGCAGGGTGACTCGGGGGGCCCACTGGTATGCCTCGTGGGCCAGTCGTGGCTGCAGGCTGGGGTGATCAGCTGGGGCGAGGGCTGCGCCCGCCGGAACCGCCCAGGGGTCTACATTCGGGTCACTGCCCACCACAACTGGATCCACAGGGTCATCCCGGAACTGCAGTTCCAGGCCAGGTCGGGTGGCCAGAGGCAGGACCTCCGGGGCCAGCAGCCCCTCGGTGGGAGCTCTGCGCCCTGCCTGGCGGCCCACATGGTTCTCCTGGCGCTGGTGGCCCTGCTCCCCCTCCTCTGAGCCCCGGCCCCCCCCACCGTGCAAACTTGTAAATAGCTCTTCAATGCTTCCTTTCTCTCAGAAGCCgagacatttttatttgtttacccTTTAATAAAAAGCTGACTTGATTGCCAGCCACTGGGTGTGGACCCTGGCAGGAAGGGGCTGCCAAGGAGCTGTGCGCCAGGGCTGAGGCCCCCAGTGGGGAGGGGGCGAGGTGCGCACACCTGAGGCTGCGGCCGCGGGAGTGCCggcagtgtctgtgtgtctgtgtgacgCGTGTCTGCGGACCGcccccagggcctccctcccacctgcctctgtgtccttgcccAGAAGGTCCTAAGACTGTCACCGATAGGTGCCCTGGGGGCAACAGACACTGGCAGAAAGAGCAGGGGCCCAGGAGGGTCCTGGCAGTGGGCTCTGTGGGGCATAGGGGGTTGTAGCCCCCATGGCCCACGTCTGAGTCCCCTGACTTCTCTAAATAAGGTCAGCACCCGGGCAGGGAGGCAGAGACTGCTCCTAGTGCCTCGGGGCCCTGTGGCTCTGTCCCCTGAGTCCCTAGTGGCCCCTCACTCCTCCTCCACTCACccccctggcctcagtttccccactggtCAGTCCACAGCTGCAGGGCCTGGAGCAGGGTTCCTGGAGATGTGCGGCAAGTTGCTGCCCCTCAGAGCCTGTTTCTCCCCTTTAAGCTGAGACGGCACCCCCACCTGCCTCTCAAGGGTGATCAGGTGGGCAGTGGACTCCCCAGAGCAGGCAGCAGGGAGAGGCGGCAACGGGGGCCTCCCTCTGGGCTAGAGTTTGCCCGCCTCCCTCCTAGACTTCACACCCCTCACAGCAGACTGGCGACAGGTCCGAACCTCAGGGATGGAGGGGCCAGTGTGGCCCCGTTGAGCCCGCACACTGCATCGCAGAGAGGAGCTGTGACAGATGTCACACGGAGGCAGCCAGGCCCAGGCCACGGGCCCCCCGAGACAGGCTGAGGCTCTGGTGGCTCCCTGGGCCAGcaccccttccctccttctccaaAGCTTGGGGTTCAGGCCATACTTGCTGGCATCTTCAATGGTTTGTGCAATGGTCCACAAGAACTCAGGAGTGAGCTGAATCCCGTACGGAGAGCCTTCGCTGGGCCTCTGTGCCCCCCTCACACCCCTAATTCCAGGCCGACTGGCCCCACCCTCACAGTGACCCCACGCAATCCCACTGGGAAccacccctccttcccagccCGCTCTCTCCTGGCCTGTCACTACCACAAACAAGCACCCATGGGCCTCTGGAGCCTAGGCTCCCAGGCAGCTTAGCCCCGCCACGCCTGCCTGCCACGGCCTGAACGTGGCGCCATGGAGTCGGCCGTGGTTTGGCCTGGCCCGAGTGTATCCACAGCAGGCCTCTTCTGCGGCCAGGTGGTCAGCAATGCCCACTGGCCAGCTCCTGGGCTTGCCTGCCATGCTCACAACCCTGACCTGGACAAGGCCCACAGGACAGGGCTGAATCTCCTGCTGTTCTGCACACAAgcacacccatgcacacacactagCACACTCACTCACGTGCACCCATGCACACATCACGCACAAGGGTACAGCTCACTAGCCCAGTGTGGGAAGAAGGCAGGGCTGGGTATTTACGGAATGTATCAGTCACCACTTAGCAAGCACCTGCTGCACACTGgccctgggggcagcagggaacaAACACTAAGTCCCCTTGTGCTGCTTTGCCAGTACAAAGCAGCACATCCCTTCTGTAAGGCAGGAAGgcagttggggggtgggggggtgggagtACCTGGGCTGACTGCTGAGCCCCTTTCCAGAGCAGAGATGGGGCAGCAGGTGCACTGAGGCCCAGGCAGGGGTCTGGGGGTATGACTGAGCTGCGGGTGACCTGGGGACATGAAAAGCCTGAGGCCTGCCGTGGTTGGGGGTTAAAGGAGGACAGGTGGTCTCTGAGGGTGGCCCCTCTGCCGCCTCCGTGGTGGGAGACCAGGATGAAGCCCAACTCCAGGAGACAGACCGGCACCTGGCTCCCTCCCCTTGGAGGAATTCTCATCCCATCTCTGCTTCCTGGGTGCCCAGGGGTCCCCAATCACCCCCATCCTTCTACCTCTGCTACAGGGCAGGCGTCTAGTCAGGGTCCTCCGGGCtagtggggaggaggggcagacaCAGGGCAGCCTAGCCCCCCAGTGACACCCCAcagccaggctgggagggggagtCTGGGGTTCCGGTATGGCTGCTGCGTGGCTGCAGGCTGCGGGGATGATGTCAGGGCAGCCGCCCAGCCCCAGACCTCCCCAGACATGGGCCCCCCTGACAACCCCAGATGCAGGGCAGGTGGGTGCTCagcaagagagggagggaaatgcTCCGGCAGGGCCCAGGGGTTCAAAAGGCAGATGTACCTCACGCCACTCAGTGCCCAGGAAGCGCAGTGTGTGAAGGCTGAGATGCCCCAGCTGTCACAGGGCCCTGCCCACTGGGCAGGAACACAGGTCACATACAACTCTGCACACTGCCACCAGCCGTGCCACAGAGCCACTTACCACAAGATATGTGACAGCACCATGGCCTCACCAGCTGCAGAAAGGACACTTCAAGGAGCAGGTTGGCACAGATCGAGACTGTCTGCTGGCCTACAGGGGGCCAGAGGAGCCCACAACGAAAGGCCCACCTTGAAGCAGTGGCCTGCAGGTGAAGCCAGAGAGAGACAGGGCTGGCATGCCTGCTGGGGGCCACACCAAGCCCAGGAATCCACACTGGTGTGCACACCCACATAAGCATAATCAGCCCATGGGAGCCCTATGAAGGGGCACTGCTGGACCAGGACCCCAGACCCAGTTTGGTCTCAAGGACCTGGTGTCAGCCATGGCCCTGAGGTCATAGGACTGGCTCTGCACACTGACCTGAGCCCCAGGCCCTGAAGCATCTGTGTGGGGCTGGGGATCTGAGGGCAGAGACACCTGGCCTGATGCTGCAGGTACTCAGAAGGCCAGGCAGGTATGAAGAAAAGAGAGGCAGAGGGGGTGCAGCTCAAAGCCCCCAAAGCCACAGGCCCCGGCCTCCTCACGGGGCTGTGCAGCAGGGTGTCTCAGagaagcccagcccagccccgagGGGCTCACGGACACCACCCCACAGGCCTCAGGGCACAGGCTCCATGGGACAGGGAAACAGCCACACTGCAGGGTCAGCCCGGGATGGTGGACAACAGGCCAGCAGCTCGGGGGGGATGAAGGTGCCCGGGCATCTGTTGGACGGACACAAGTAAACACAGGCTGGGGGGGCGAGGTGACAAGGGCAGTGCCTGCCCCCGACGGTGCCCTGGAAGGTTCCAGGGCGGGCTCTGCAGGAGGCCCAGCAGCTGCACAGTGCAAGTGCCCACCTCCCTCCTCAGCCCTGGCTTCCCAGAGCTAACCCCTGAGGGCCGAGCCCCTCTCCCCAGTCTGCTCCCACAGCAGGCAGGTGATGCTTGGAGCATGAAAGCCAAATGCCACAGCTCCTTCCCTGCCCAGTGCAAAAGCTCTTGGCTCAGCAACTGGACTGGATGGCTGCCCCCTGTTCAGTCCTTGGCTGGGACAGGAGACAAGCTCAGGGCTTTGACAGGGACACCCTAGCCTCTCCCAACACCCACCTGGCAGAGGGGCCTGGGGCACACCAGGGAGCTAGAAGACACCAAGGTTAGTCCGTTCTGGAGGCCGGCTCCTTGGAGCAGAATTTGGGGTACCACCCCATAAGCCCCAATCTGTGCACCGAGTGCCTGAGATGAGTCCCTCAGGAAAGGCAGTCCCATGTCCCAACCTGGGCGGGCAGGGTGGCCCCCACAGGACCCAACTGCCCGTGGGAACAGGACAGATAAGGCCGGGAGGCTGGGCAGCATCTGGAGTCAAAGACATCCCGGCCGCCGCACGGAGCCGAGCTCTCCAGGAACCCCGGGCCGGGCCTTCCCTGAGCCCAGGAGGGCGTTCCGGAGCCTTCCAAGAGAAGCCGCCAGGGGGAGCCAGAGCTGGGGGAGACGGCAAAGCGCGTGCTCTGGGCCAGGGttagagacagacacacagaggctAACTCACCAAGGCTTCAGGGCTTTAAGTTACTTGAAGGACCTCCTTTGTCCCCAGGGATGAGTGGGATGCCCGCAAGAGGAAGGTGGGGCCGGGGGGTGGGCTGCTCCAATCTGTCAGACCCCAGGCTGCTGCAGACAGACAGGCAAACAGCCCAGCTCCACCCTCGCAACTGACAAGCCCAGGGCCACCCTGAGCCCAGGGTACGGGCTCTGCAGCAGTGGCTTTTCCATGCATTTCAAGACACCAACAATTGTTCTGCTCATTCAtaaatacacaattttatttgctattttcagGGGAAACTTAGGCATTAAACTGTAAGATGATAAAATACGGATACctaaaaaagtataaaagtataaatatccCCTTAGAATAAGTTTTAGTGAATTAAGTCTTaatatctttaaattaaaaaaccacAAGCCTATCTATTATGTCAAGGTCACAAATCAAACCACGCTAGGTGGCCAGGAGGGCCCTGCAGGCACACCCCACTTCCTCCCAGGCTCTGCGGGAGAACCGACACCAGGGGCAAGACATGCCCTCAGAGAGTTTGCTATCAACCGCTGAAGCCAAACATTTAACAACATACAACAGACCTTACAAAAAGGAGGTTAAGTCCCAGGTGCTGGAGAACTTGGTTAATCCGGTTATTGGCAAAGGAGAAGAGGGATCAGGCAAGAAGCCTCTGGAAGCATCTGAAACTTGATGTGTCGGAGCGTCTG
Coding sequences within it:
- the LOC108399809 gene encoding serine protease 27; translated protein: MRQLPALALLLLLRFGAQGDEASSVCGRPRMLSRMVGGQDALEGEWPWQVSIQHNGSHICGGSLITERWVLSAAHCFSNSSATSLYRILLGVRQLERPGPHAVYARVKRVESNPLYQGMASSADVALVELEAPVKFTNYILPVCVPDPSVIFETGINCWVTGWGSPSEQDHLPNPRTLQKLSVPIIDTPKCNLLYSKDTESGFQPKTIKADMLCAGFAEGKKDACKGDSGGPLVCLVGQSWLQAGVISWGEGCARRNRPGVYIRVTAHHNWIHRVIPELQFQARSGGQRQDLRGQQPLGGSSAPCLAAHMVLLALVALLPLL